A single window of Pieris napi chromosome 8, ilPieNapi1.2, whole genome shotgun sequence DNA harbors:
- the LOC125051869 gene encoding uncharacterized protein LOC125051869: protein MGRQLYEIVIIILMCPKANLHVDVPELSEDRWTYRQRQYEDDLPCMSIKPTSHDIIKRFYAILPYFDRDHANTAFLRKYRATIHGLADTEDPLDREAAYHAAVLTPLIFLHQYRDTWCLLERFHRALRLYQISHPTEKRSALKLLQNFRAVNSKVRMFVLDLPGAPPVTRTTPSMDDDDEIHDKRDIKYLKELIKNLG, encoded by the exons atggGAAGACAACTATATGAAATCGTTATTATTATCTTGATG TGTCCAAAGGCAAATTTACACGTGGATGTACCTGAATTGTCTGAGGATAGATGGACATACAGACAACGGCAGTACGAAGACGACCTGCCCTGCATGAGCATAAAGCCTACAAGTCATGATATCATTAAACGATTTTATGCTATTTTACCTTA TTTTGACCGGGACCATGCCAACACAGCTTTCCTTCGGAAGTATCGAGCAACGATTCATGGTTTGGCAGACACAGAGGATCCATTAGACAGAGAGGCAGCGTATCATGCAGCAGTGTTGACGCCTCTTATCTTCTTACATCAATATAGGGATACCTGGTGTCTGTTGGAACGG TTTCACCGAGCGTTGCGCCTGTACCAGATATCGCATCCGACTGAGAAAAGATCAGCTCTTAAgctattacaaaattttagaGCCGTTAATAGTaag GTTCGTATGTTTGTGCTGGACTTGCCTGGTGCGCCGCCAGTCACGAGGACTACACCTTCGATGGACGACGATGATGAGATTCATGATAAGagagatattaaatatttaaaagagcTCATTAAAAATCTTGGGTGA
- the LOC125051812 gene encoding uncharacterized protein LOC125051812 codes for MIEILIAVAVVSFAFGTEDYYYYSFKSNISRSTPMGIAAYRSALTLDWIAAEDLRQRELAAAFETEASPVRVISSDCVGYPKPTSGKIGRLMLELLKNLEGDDGTLVPELTQVLVRSKFLVESSMFDSEPDLHSLVRMPNVMMGEPHTTFPRILAIIWMLVTDPVTTKKYGWCPIKKVNKYLSSERGSEVAKQMRSMEIVVARARFIMEEFIQSITPTDVYQKPTVSQKKLRRSSSTAKHGKKRANEIAAFPIYQTLKNISTAEPNMQEMMEPPTEQSLILFSRSNSLKSMFTLMFTFLFV; via the exons ATGATTGAAATATTGATTGCTGTGGCCGTGGTATCTTTTGCG TTTGGAACAGAAGATTACTATTACTACTCGTTCAAGAGTAACATTTCGAGGTCTACTCCGATGGGCATCGCTGCATACCGTTCAGCTTTGACGCTTGACTGGATAGCAGCTGAGGATCTTCGCCAAAG gGAATTAGCGGCTGCCTTCGAAACGGAAGCCTCTCCAGTGAGGGTCATAAGTTCAGACTGTGTTGGATATCCCAAGCCCACCTCCGGGAAAATTGGAAGACTTATGCTTGAATTGCTCAA aaATTTAGAAGGTGATGACGGCACCCTTGTGCCTGAGCTGACGCAAGTCCTAGTTCGCTCCAAGTTTCTTGTTGAATCTTCAATGTTTGACTCTGAACCCGATCTACACTCTCTGGTGAGAATGCCTAATGTAATGATGGGAGAGCCTCACACAACCTTTCCCAGGATACTGGCAATTATATGGATGCTTGTGACCGATCCCGTTACCACTAAGAAGTATGGATGGTGTCCTATAAAGAAg gtGAACAAGTATCTATCTTCAGAGCGTGGCTCCGAAGTGGCAAAACAAATGCGCTCGATGGAGATTGTCGTAGCGCGCGCACGGTTCATAATGGAAGAGTTCATACAGAGTATTACACCGACTGATGTATACCAGAAACCTACTGTTAGCCAAAAG aaaTTGAGACGTTCCAGCTCTACAGCGAAACATGGTAAAAAGCGCGCTAACGAAAtt GCTGCATTCCCTATATATCAGACGCTGAAAAATATTTCGACGGCGGAACCAAACATGCAGGAAATGATGGAACCACCAACAGAACAAAGTCTTATATTATTCTCAAGATCAAATAGTCTTAAATCAATGTTCACATTAATGTTTACATTTCTGTTTgtttga